One Pseudanabaena sp. FACHB-2040 DNA window includes the following coding sequences:
- a CDS encoding AEC family transporter, giving the protein MLHQILPMILVCLIGYGLKRAGVLRPEDTKTIGKLLTNLALPALILKALATTSITPDLIYLPLSALVVVLGLTLIGALCLRGLKLGRATAGVLVTAFPTLEAGALGYPLMLIAFGDVGLSRIVLFDLAHAIYLLTVVYCLSAWSGKADITAQMLVSKLVKTPFFWAIILGLGLNVLGLNGGMLLNLLDIVGGSFLLLVLLLLGLEFQINISALGLCLLLAVIKMGCGLGLGWLVAGVFGLDGVERAAVLVGSALPPSLLTLLFAQENHLDTGFAISLISVAIPLSLVVLPLIISISQ; this is encoded by the coding sequence ATGCTCCATCAAATACTGCCCATGATCCTGGTGTGCCTCATCGGGTATGGGTTAAAGCGGGCCGGAGTATTACGACCAGAGGATACTAAGACCATTGGGAAACTGCTAACCAATCTCGCACTTCCTGCCCTCATTCTGAAGGCCTTAGCAACTACCTCAATCACGCCTGACCTAATCTATTTACCCCTTTCAGCTCTAGTCGTCGTGCTGGGCCTTACCCTGATCGGAGCCCTCTGCCTGCGGGGGCTAAAGTTAGGCAGAGCGACTGCAGGGGTTTTGGTAACCGCATTCCCAACGCTTGAGGCAGGCGCTCTGGGCTATCCCTTGATGCTGATCGCCTTTGGCGACGTTGGCCTAAGCCGCATTGTGCTGTTCGACTTAGCCCACGCCATCTACCTGCTAACCGTTGTATATTGCCTGTCGGCCTGGTCCGGTAAAGCTGACATAACAGCTCAGATGCTCGTCTCTAAACTGGTCAAAACTCCCTTCTTCTGGGCAATTATTTTGGGCCTAGGTCTCAACGTTCTGGGGCTTAACGGCGGTATGTTGCTGAACCTGCTCGACATCGTAGGCGGCAGTTTTTTGCTCCTGGTGCTGCTCCTCCTAGGCCTAGAGTTTCAAATCAATATTTCCGCTCTTGGCCTCTGCCTGCTCTTAGCAGTAATCAAAATGGGCTGTGGATTAGGATTGGGTTGGCTAGTGGCTGGGGTCTTTGGTCTTGATGGAGTTGAGCGGGCAGCAGTACTGGTAGGTTCAGCATTGCCCCCTAGCCTGCTAACTCTGCTATTTGCCCAAGAAAATCATCTAGATACAGGCTTTGCTATCAGCTTAATTTCGGTCGCTATTCCCCTCTCTCTAGTCGTTTTACCGCTAATTATTAGCATCAGTCAATAG
- a CDS encoding fasciclin domain-containing protein, which yields MADIVDTAVNAGSFSTLVAAVKAAGLVDTLKGEGPFTVFAPTDEAFAKLPAGTVDGLLKDIPMLKKILTYHVVSGKVMAADVTKLKSAKTVEGSDVSIDASAGVKVNDSTVTTPDVAADNGVIHIIDTVLMPA from the coding sequence ATGGCTGATATCGTTGATACTGCTGTTAATGCCGGTTCTTTTAGCACTTTGGTCGCCGCTGTAAAAGCCGCTGGCTTGGTTGATACTCTAAAAGGCGAAGGCCCATTTACAGTTTTTGCGCCTACTGATGAGGCATTTGCTAAGCTGCCTGCTGGCACGGTGGATGGACTCCTTAAGGACATTCCCATGCTCAAGAAAATCCTGACCTACCATGTCGTTTCTGGCAAGGTAATGGCGGCAGATGTCACAAAGCTGAAATCAGCTAAAACTGTCGAAGGTTCAGATGTAAGCATTGATGCGTCCGCAGGCGTTAAGGTGAACGATTCAACCGTTACCACCCCTGATGTAGCAGCTGACAATGGCGTTATCCATATCATTGATACTGTGTTAATGCCTGCATAA